From Hydractinia symbiolongicarpus strain clone_291-10 chromosome 12, HSymV2.1, whole genome shotgun sequence, one genomic window encodes:
- the LOC130622334 gene encoding uncharacterized protein LOC130622334 has protein sequence MYSADLSSCCFCFDLRIGVLVIAFIHIILCAQQFCYGVTLSTVYIPEKSIISSELIYILYMHITLQGCQLLCSIAGLFSITVQQQKYQKYIFIWACVTIVNCLYQLSVSLYVILATKLQDFNTFIIIISSIYILSNLCFSVNIYKYFKLARKGCFDRSFRLETRRDASFSLMHTDYDFDRRRRSSEPSIMMPCSPTPTPSYPLLAILEKKNENFASSSSIESLHGLVSV, from the exons ATGTACAGTGCTGATCTTTCttcatgttgtttttgttttgatttaagaATTGGGGTTCTGGTTATTGCATTCATCCATATT atattGTGTGCTCAACAATTTTGTTATGGTGTGACCCTAAGCACTGTTTATATACCAGAAAAATCAATCATATCCAGTGAACTTATATACATTCTTTACATGCATATAACTCTACAGGGTTGTCAACTGTTGTGTAGCATAGCAGGATTATTTTCTATCACCGTCCAACAGCAGAAATACCAAAAATACATTTTCATATGGGCGTGTGTTACAATCGTGAATTGTTTATACCAACTCAGTGTATCACTTTATGTCATACTGGCGACGAAACTTCAAGACTTCAATACCTTCATAATCATAATATCAAGTATCTACATCCTATCAAATCTATGTTTTAgtgtaaatatatacaaatattttaaacttgCTAGAAAAGGTTGTTTTGATCGTTCGTTTCGACTTGAAACAAGACGAGACGCATCATTCTCGTTAATGCATACTGATTATGATTTTGATCGCAGAAGACGAAGCTCTGAACCATCCATTATGATGCCGTGTAGTCCAACACCAACTCCTAGCTATCCTTTGCTAGCCATCTTGGAGAAGAAGAACGAAAACTTTGCAAGTAGCAGCTCTATAGAAAGTCTTCATGGTTTAGTTTCTGTTTGA
- the LOC130621959 gene encoding extended synaptotagmin-2-like isoform X1, producing the protein MLHTTMDTSQRREQEIKEFVIKTGRQSLAVLTIWLVGWFGFSYAWILGSLFVFLWWRRDKKAKKAKLNALRAITCDEKNVLQQLKNLPSWVCFPDVERAEWLNQIVKQMWPFISTMVRDILKNKVEPEIQKKLPSIINSFTFEEVDFGNRPLKIGGIRVYTEHVRPNEIVMDAEIIYAGDADIKVAVHGVSAGISDVQLRGTLRIELNPLLSKAPLIGAIRFYFLETPEFNFDFTNLLNVLDIPGLSDIVKKILQEVIESFVVLPNRVTIPIGNAEDLESLKYPLPLGALEIKILEAIDLVAHDKNLFKKDSSDPYVICKVGSFNFQTECAEKTLKPKWKNTKCITFIDTLVGREMRLEVFDKDTLRDDSLGHAEILLPKLTHSSSEDMWLPLKDTKSGSLHIGTGWFEFSDDASKIKENTRSALFIKLENAKDLPAVNMDEDTSSTFVEISVGNQKASSKTQRNTRNPVWEELHSFFLTNASHETINFKIRDADAEEPLGVVDFQISKLLESPKMTINQKFQLAKCFTNADLCMTLELKALVPPPANDK; encoded by the exons ATGCTTCACACGACAATGGATACCTCACAGAGAAGAGAACAAGAAATTAAGGAGTTTGTTATTAAAACTGGCAGACAATCTCTAGCAGTACTTACAATATGGCTTGTAGGCTGGTTTGGATTTAGTTATGCTTGGATACTGGGCTCCCTTTTTGTATTCTTATGGTGGAGGAgagataaaaaagcaaaaaaggcCAAGCTTAATGCTTTAAGAGCAATAACATGTGACGAGAAAAATGTTTTGCAGCAGTTGAAAAACCTTCCATCATGG GTGTGTTTTCCAGATGTAGAGAGAGCAGAATGGTTGAACCAA ATAGTGAAGCAGATGTGGCCGTTTATCTCAACCATGGTCAGAGATATATTGAAAAACAAAGTTGAACCAGAAATTCAAAAGAAGTTGCCATCAATAATTAACTCATTTACTTTTGAAGAAGTAGATTTTGGAAATAGA ccTTTAAAGATTGGTGGTATAAGGGTATATACTGAACATGTTCGACCAAATGAGATTGTCATGGATGCAGAAATAAT TTATGCTGGTGATGCAGATATCAAAGTTGCTGTTCATGGAGTTTCAGCAGGAATTTCTGATGTCCAG TTACGTGGAACTTTAAGAATCGAACTGAATCCGTTGTTGTCAAAAGCACCACTGATTGGTGCAATTCGCTTTTACTTCTTGGAAACTCCA gaatttaattttgatttcaCAAACTTGCTTAATGTTTTGGATATACCAGGCTTAAG TGACATTGTCAAGAAAATATTACAAGAGGTTATCGAGTCGTTTGTTGTACTTCCAAACAGAGTAACAATACCAATTGGAAATGCAGAGGATTTGGAATCATTGAAGTATCCGCTACCATTG GGTGCtttagaaatcaaaattttggaaGCTATAGATCTTGTGGCGCATGATAAAAATCTGTTTAAAAAAGATTCTTCGGATCCTTATGTgatttgcaaag TTGGCTCGTTTAACTTTCAAACAGAGTGCGCTGAGAAAACTTTAAAACCGAAATGGAAAAACACGAAGTGCATT ACATTCATTGATACACTTGTTGGACGCGAAATGCGGTTAGAAGTGTTCGACAAAGACACGTTGAGAGATGATAGTTTGGGACA CGCTGAAATCCTCCTGCCAAAGTTGACTCATTCGAGTTCAGAAGATATG TGGTTACCTCTGAAAGACACGAAGAGTGGTTCACTTCATATTGGAACTGGCTGGTTTGAATTTAGCGATGATGCTTCGAAAATAAAAGAG AACACACGCTCTGCTTTGTTCATTAAACTGGAGAATGCAAAAGACTTACCG GCAGTCAATATGGATGAAGACACCAGCAGTACTTTTGTTGAGATATCTGTCGGCAATCAGAAAGCAAGTTCcaag ACGCAACGTAACACGAGGAATCCAGTATGGGAAGAGCTTCACTCATTCTTTTTAACGAACGCATCTCATGAAACTATCAACTTCAAG ATAAGAGATGCAGACGCTGAGGAACCACTGGGTGTTGTagattttcaaatttcaaaattgttGGAAAGTCCGAAAATGACAATAAATCAGAAATTTCAACTTGCTAAATGTTTTACGAATGCTGACCTCTGCATGACATTGGAATTGAAG GCGTTGGTACCTCCACCCGCAAACGATAAGTGA
- the LOC130621961 gene encoding uncharacterized protein LOC130621961 — MSFSSRSLFTLNMFTMQFFIILLFLLVFYLQVWGVHTNSLDAIYSTYLRENHNNATTYMKTDLASIPFKKCLNTHGRVAIVSLVDNKGLSIFEQSISNLRCYAKSRGYDFFLLIHEDFDKDLTCGIYNDLMFRRHCILATQILPKYDWLLMLDADNVVVNPFRCVEEYIDSSYDVIHLERFYNGEIQAGNYLIRNSEFSKSYLLKWASYHSAHNNLPRNKDNGALHVHLLKTLNKSNNMSLLDCENFWSWAIEYTDFISCVQKALNGHRTFKQIKIYRRGHGPVRDASLTNSLWCEQDFIFHGLKDIYFNGVFPLYTRRLENADCVDSKWLIPYKNKHFVSINTVREKLIYINDYYQKKLPKHAAGLNGDVKTPLCWPHCPENI, encoded by the coding sequence ATGAGCTTTTCTTCAAGATCTTTGTTTACTTTAAATATGTTTACAAtgcaattttttatcattttgttgtttttgttagttttttactTACAAGTTTGGGGTGTACATACAAACTCACTGGATGCGATATATTCAACGTATTTGCGAGAAAACCATAATAACGCAACGACATATATGAAAACCGACTTGGCCAGCATACCATTTAAAAAATGTCTAAACACTCATGGTAGAGTTGCAATTGTTAGTTTAGTTGATAATAAAGGTTTATCGATTTTCGAACAATCAATAAGCAATTTACGCTGTTACGCCAAATCCCGTGGTTACGATTTCTTCCTCTTAATACACGAAGATTTCGATAAAGATCTAACTTGCGGCATATATAACGATCTTATGTTTCGTCGACACTGTATCTTAGCAACACAAATTTTACCCAAATATGATTGGTTGCTAATGTTAGATGCAGATAATGTCGTCGTAAATCCTTTTCGCTGTGTCGAAGAATACATCGATTCAAGTTACGACGTCATTCATCTGGAACGATTTTATAATGGCGAAATACAAGCCGGAAACTATTTGATCAGAAATTCTGAATTTAGTAAATCGTATTTGTTGAAGTGGGcaagctaccacagcgctcataaTAATCTACCAAGAAATAAAGATAACGGCGCATTGCACGTGCATTTATTGAAAACTCTAAACAAAAGTAACAATATGTCCCTTTTGGATTGTGAGAACTTTTGGTCATGGGCTATAGAATATACTGATTTCATTAGCTGCGTACAAAAAGCATTAAACGGTCACAGAACgtttaaacaaattaaaatatacaGACGAGGTCATGGTCCCGTACGTGATGCATCCTTGACGAATAGTTTATGGTGCGAACAGGACTTTATTTTTCACGGtttaaaagatatatattttaatggCGTGTTTCCACTCTACACGCGACGATTAGAAAACGCAGACTGTGTCGATTCGAAATGGTTAATTccatataaaaacaaacattttgtctcaattaacaCTGTGAGGGAGAAACTGATCTACATAAATGATTATTATCAGAAGAAATTACCGAAACATGCAGCTGGTTTGAATGGAGACGTAAAAACGCCTTTGTGCTGGCCTCACTGCCCTGAAAATATTTAG
- the LOC130621959 gene encoding extended synaptotagmin-2-like isoform X3 — translation MSFCCLPILELFLSKSNMASGSGKDHVCFPDVERAEWLNQIVKQMWPFISTMVRDILKNKVEPEIQKKLPSIINSFTFEEVDFGNRPLKIGGIRVYTEHVRPNEIVMDAEIIYAGDADIKVAVHGVSAGISDVQLRGTLRIELNPLLSKAPLIGAIRFYFLETPEFNFDFTNLLNVLDIPGLSDIVKKILQEVIESFVVLPNRVTIPIGNAEDLESLKYPLPLGALEIKILEAIDLVAHDKNLFKKDSSDPYVICKVGSFNFQTECAEKTLKPKWKNTKCITFIDTLVGREMRLEVFDKDTLRDDSLGHAEILLPKLTHSSSEDMWLPLKDTKSGSLHIGTGWFEFSDDASKIKENTRSALFIKLENAKDLPAVNMDEDTSSTFVEISVGNQKASSKTQRNTRNPVWEELHSFFLTNASHETINFKIRDADAEEPLGVVDFQISKLLESPKMTINQKFQLAKCFTNADLCMTLELKALVPPPANDK, via the exons ATGTCATTTTGTTGTCTGCCAATATTGGaattatttttgtcaaaaagtaACATGGCTTCTGGAAGTGGAAAAGATCAT GTGTGTTTTCCAGATGTAGAGAGAGCAGAATGGTTGAACCAA ATAGTGAAGCAGATGTGGCCGTTTATCTCAACCATGGTCAGAGATATATTGAAAAACAAAGTTGAACCAGAAATTCAAAAGAAGTTGCCATCAATAATTAACTCATTTACTTTTGAAGAAGTAGATTTTGGAAATAGA ccTTTAAAGATTGGTGGTATAAGGGTATATACTGAACATGTTCGACCAAATGAGATTGTCATGGATGCAGAAATAAT TTATGCTGGTGATGCAGATATCAAAGTTGCTGTTCATGGAGTTTCAGCAGGAATTTCTGATGTCCAG TTACGTGGAACTTTAAGAATCGAACTGAATCCGTTGTTGTCAAAAGCACCACTGATTGGTGCAATTCGCTTTTACTTCTTGGAAACTCCA gaatttaattttgatttcaCAAACTTGCTTAATGTTTTGGATATACCAGGCTTAAG TGACATTGTCAAGAAAATATTACAAGAGGTTATCGAGTCGTTTGTTGTACTTCCAAACAGAGTAACAATACCAATTGGAAATGCAGAGGATTTGGAATCATTGAAGTATCCGCTACCATTG GGTGCtttagaaatcaaaattttggaaGCTATAGATCTTGTGGCGCATGATAAAAATCTGTTTAAAAAAGATTCTTCGGATCCTTATGTgatttgcaaag TTGGCTCGTTTAACTTTCAAACAGAGTGCGCTGAGAAAACTTTAAAACCGAAATGGAAAAACACGAAGTGCATT ACATTCATTGATACACTTGTTGGACGCGAAATGCGGTTAGAAGTGTTCGACAAAGACACGTTGAGAGATGATAGTTTGGGACA CGCTGAAATCCTCCTGCCAAAGTTGACTCATTCGAGTTCAGAAGATATG TGGTTACCTCTGAAAGACACGAAGAGTGGTTCACTTCATATTGGAACTGGCTGGTTTGAATTTAGCGATGATGCTTCGAAAATAAAAGAG AACACACGCTCTGCTTTGTTCATTAAACTGGAGAATGCAAAAGACTTACCG GCAGTCAATATGGATGAAGACACCAGCAGTACTTTTGTTGAGATATCTGTCGGCAATCAGAAAGCAAGTTCcaag ACGCAACGTAACACGAGGAATCCAGTATGGGAAGAGCTTCACTCATTCTTTTTAACGAACGCATCTCATGAAACTATCAACTTCAAG ATAAGAGATGCAGACGCTGAGGAACCACTGGGTGTTGTagattttcaaatttcaaaattgttGGAAAGTCCGAAAATGACAATAAATCAGAAATTTCAACTTGCTAAATGTTTTACGAATGCTGACCTCTGCATGACATTGGAATTGAAG GCGTTGGTACCTCCACCCGCAAACGATAAGTGA
- the LOC130622265 gene encoding coagulation factor V-like — MTLKTKPGDCCPTCVAGTFQPTTLATTSKPTCLLSEFLCGNGQCIPKHWVCDDERDCFHADDERNCTTKKPYCFAPIGVANPSIIKASAFASSSHQYSIRGPVFQASNARLNHREKLNVTAGAWCANIYVSGIHWISVDLGQIYTVNKIAVQSRDSAIAFIRNFKLKYSINQYDFQYYKLHGNVKIFSGNRRVNQVVYRKFEHAIQARVIRLEVVKYYGRPCLRFELYGCINTSLTTTPTESGPTTVTGGVKRSTQTTKATTLCPRNSTCLCINTCNSLAKDPRGCHRLQCIDACSCPKYFKYSKRTGYCHSDPKCPCVRNGKVFVVGCF, encoded by the exons ATGACCCTAAAAACGAAACCTGGTGACTGCTGCCCCACTTGTGTCGCTGGCACCTTCCAGCCAACCACActcgctacaacgtccaaaccCACATGTCTACTCAGTGAGTTTTTATGTGGTAATGGGCAATGTATACCAAAACACTGGGTTTGTGATGATGAGAGAGATTGTTTTCACGCTGATGACGAGCGCAACTGCACAACGAAAAAGCCATATTGCTTCGCTCCAATAG GTGTGGCCAATCCTAGCATCATCAAAGCTTCAGCGTTTGCATCTAGTTCACATCAGTACTCCATACGGGGACCTGTGTTCCAGGCATCTAATGCGAGACTGAATCACAGAGAAAAACTGAACGTGACTGCAGGAGCGTGGTGCGCGAATATATATGTTTCCGGAATACATTGGATAAGTGTCGACCTCGGACAAATCTACActgtaaataaaattgctgtTCAAA GTCGAGACAGTGCAATTGCGTTCATCCGAAATTTTAAACTCAAGTATAGCATCAACCAGTACGATTTTCAATATTATAAATTGCACGGAAATGTTaag ATTTTCTCTGGTAACAGAAGAGTCAACCAGGTTGTTTACCGAAAATTCGAACACGCCATCCAAGCACGTGTCATACGACTTGAAGTTGTCAAATATTACGGCAGACCTTGTTTACGATTCGAGTTATACGGTTGTATTAACACTAGTTTGACCACCACCCCTACGGAGAGCGGCCCTACAACAGTGACAGGTGGTGTTAAACGTTCTACACAAACGACTAAAG CTACTACTTTGTGTCCACGCAACTCCACTTGTTTGTGCATCAATACATGCAATAGTCTCGCAAAAGACCCGCGTGGTTGTCATAGATTACAATGCATTGACGCTTGCTCCTGtccgaaatattttaaatacagtAAAAGAACTGGTTATTGCCACTCAGACCCGAAGTGTCCGTGTGTGCGAAATGGAAAGGTTTTTGTGGTGGGTTGTTTCTAG
- the LOC130621959 gene encoding extended synaptotagmin-2-like isoform X2 yields the protein MLHTTMDTSQRREQEIKEFVIKTGRQSLAVLTIWLVGWFGFSYAWILGSLFVFLWWRRDKKAKKAKLNALRAITCDEKNVLQQLKNLPSWVCFPDVERAEWLNQIVKQMWPFISTMVRDILKNKVEPEIQKKLPSIINSFTFEEVDFGNRPLKIGGIRVYTEHVRPNEIVMDAEIIYAGDADIKVAVHGVSAGISDVQEFNFDFTNLLNVLDIPGLSDIVKKILQEVIESFVVLPNRVTIPIGNAEDLESLKYPLPLGALEIKILEAIDLVAHDKNLFKKDSSDPYVICKVGSFNFQTECAEKTLKPKWKNTKCITFIDTLVGREMRLEVFDKDTLRDDSLGHAEILLPKLTHSSSEDMWLPLKDTKSGSLHIGTGWFEFSDDASKIKENTRSALFIKLENAKDLPAVNMDEDTSSTFVEISVGNQKASSKTQRNTRNPVWEELHSFFLTNASHETINFKIRDADAEEPLGVVDFQISKLLESPKMTINQKFQLAKCFTNADLCMTLELKALVPPPANDK from the exons ATGCTTCACACGACAATGGATACCTCACAGAGAAGAGAACAAGAAATTAAGGAGTTTGTTATTAAAACTGGCAGACAATCTCTAGCAGTACTTACAATATGGCTTGTAGGCTGGTTTGGATTTAGTTATGCTTGGATACTGGGCTCCCTTTTTGTATTCTTATGGTGGAGGAgagataaaaaagcaaaaaaggcCAAGCTTAATGCTTTAAGAGCAATAACATGTGACGAGAAAAATGTTTTGCAGCAGTTGAAAAACCTTCCATCATGG GTGTGTTTTCCAGATGTAGAGAGAGCAGAATGGTTGAACCAA ATAGTGAAGCAGATGTGGCCGTTTATCTCAACCATGGTCAGAGATATATTGAAAAACAAAGTTGAACCAGAAATTCAAAAGAAGTTGCCATCAATAATTAACTCATTTACTTTTGAAGAAGTAGATTTTGGAAATAGA ccTTTAAAGATTGGTGGTATAAGGGTATATACTGAACATGTTCGACCAAATGAGATTGTCATGGATGCAGAAATAAT TTATGCTGGTGATGCAGATATCAAAGTTGCTGTTCATGGAGTTTCAGCAGGAATTTCTGATGTCCAG gaatttaattttgatttcaCAAACTTGCTTAATGTTTTGGATATACCAGGCTTAAG TGACATTGTCAAGAAAATATTACAAGAGGTTATCGAGTCGTTTGTTGTACTTCCAAACAGAGTAACAATACCAATTGGAAATGCAGAGGATTTGGAATCATTGAAGTATCCGCTACCATTG GGTGCtttagaaatcaaaattttggaaGCTATAGATCTTGTGGCGCATGATAAAAATCTGTTTAAAAAAGATTCTTCGGATCCTTATGTgatttgcaaag TTGGCTCGTTTAACTTTCAAACAGAGTGCGCTGAGAAAACTTTAAAACCGAAATGGAAAAACACGAAGTGCATT ACATTCATTGATACACTTGTTGGACGCGAAATGCGGTTAGAAGTGTTCGACAAAGACACGTTGAGAGATGATAGTTTGGGACA CGCTGAAATCCTCCTGCCAAAGTTGACTCATTCGAGTTCAGAAGATATG TGGTTACCTCTGAAAGACACGAAGAGTGGTTCACTTCATATTGGAACTGGCTGGTTTGAATTTAGCGATGATGCTTCGAAAATAAAAGAG AACACACGCTCTGCTTTGTTCATTAAACTGGAGAATGCAAAAGACTTACCG GCAGTCAATATGGATGAAGACACCAGCAGTACTTTTGTTGAGATATCTGTCGGCAATCAGAAAGCAAGTTCcaag ACGCAACGTAACACGAGGAATCCAGTATGGGAAGAGCTTCACTCATTCTTTTTAACGAACGCATCTCATGAAACTATCAACTTCAAG ATAAGAGATGCAGACGCTGAGGAACCACTGGGTGTTGTagattttcaaatttcaaaattgttGGAAAGTCCGAAAATGACAATAAATCAGAAATTTCAACTTGCTAAATGTTTTACGAATGCTGACCTCTGCATGACATTGGAATTGAAG GCGTTGGTACCTCCACCCGCAAACGATAAGTGA